In Paenibacillus sp. G2S3, a single window of DNA contains:
- a CDS encoding ABC transporter ATP-binding protein, with amino-acid sequence MLSEPVARLQGVTKKIGSKTLVSNLTLDIPPGQIFGFLGPNGAGKTTTIRMMVGLISISSGDVLISGHSIKNNYKEAIASVGAIVENPEMYKFLSGYQNLRQFARMVPGVSKQRIDEVVELVGLGQRIHDKVKTYSLGMRQRLGVAQALLNRPKLLVLDEPTNGLDPQGIRELRDYLRLLCREEGTTVFVSSHLLSEMELMCDSVAIIQNGQLLEVKQLKEVGNVTMPIGETLFEVGDAEAALALIGQGTLKSGGLVVEAAREDIAEFNARLVAGGIKVYSIKSLARTLEDQFLEVTGGEGIE; translated from the coding sequence ATGTTGTCTGAACCTGTTGCTCGTTTGCAGGGGGTTACCAAGAAAATAGGCTCTAAGACGCTGGTGAGCAATTTAACGCTAGATATCCCACCGGGTCAAATATTCGGTTTTTTGGGACCAAACGGAGCAGGGAAGACGACAACCATTCGGATGATGGTAGGATTAATTTCCATTAGCAGTGGGGACGTCCTGATTAGTGGTCATAGTATTAAAAATAATTATAAAGAGGCCATCGCGAGTGTTGGGGCTATTGTAGAAAATCCTGAAATGTACAAGTTTCTGTCCGGGTATCAGAATCTTAGGCAATTTGCACGGATGGTACCGGGAGTCAGTAAGCAACGGATTGATGAGGTTGTGGAGCTGGTCGGGCTTGGCCAAAGAATTCATGACAAGGTGAAAACTTATTCTCTAGGTATGCGGCAGAGACTTGGAGTGGCTCAGGCGCTACTAAACCGGCCGAAGCTGCTGGTTCTAGATGAGCCAACCAATGGGCTTGATCCACAAGGCATACGTGAGCTTCGTGACTATCTGCGCCTACTATGTCGTGAAGAGGGAACAACCGTATTTGTCTCTAGCCATTTACTTTCCGAAATGGAGCTCATGTGTGACAGTGTAGCGATTATTCAGAATGGGCAACTGCTCGAGGTAAAACAGCTAAAAGAGGTAGGCAATGTTACCATGCCTATCGGAGAAACCTTGTTTGAGGTTGGTGATGCCGAAGCTGCTCTTGCTCTCATTGGACAAGGCACATTAAAGAGCGGTGGGCTTGTAGTTGAGGCAGCACGTGAAGATATTGCTGAGTTCAATGCCAGACTAGTGGCTGGTGGGATCAAAGTGTACAGTATCAAATCACTTGCCCGTACGCTAGAGGATCAATTCTTAGAGGTTACAGGAGGTGAAGGAATTGAGTAA
- a CDS encoding M23 family metallopeptidase: protein MPQKGEAMKSQPDHNRITLLVVRDAGRPVKQLHISKPLAFALPAAAALSLSSLVTSMHFHASQSISQLEAEAAALSLTNLRMEMKVADKDKDLMQLRTQVSELSEEADHIKDKLKSVNALEQELQSLINKSKGSAAETKESKTGSTASNSTLGLSSRNAVPIPNETSFKGTITSQVGGEYIAAYQNESLNLVEETKDDFEEIHGMLDEMVESITQTITLAEHANNVQANQQAKKAQAEKARLNAAVLWPTDSRVISSSFGYRTDPFKGLSAFHSGVDIAGNLGDPVYAALDGEVVTAEQMGARGKYIVIKHSNGLETWYMHLKGMIVSPGDKVNKGQKIGLLGNTGRSTGPHLHFQVVKQNKTVDPLDYVKP, encoded by the coding sequence ATGCCGCAGAAAGGAGAAGCCATGAAGAGTCAGCCAGATCATAACCGGATTACGCTGCTCGTCGTAAGGGATGCCGGACGCCCAGTCAAACAACTCCATATCTCCAAGCCACTTGCGTTCGCCCTGCCGGCAGCAGCAGCCCTGTCCCTCTCCAGTCTGGTCACCTCTATGCATTTCCATGCCTCACAGTCGATCTCACAACTGGAAGCTGAGGCAGCCGCACTATCACTAACCAATCTCCGCATGGAAATGAAGGTCGCTGATAAGGATAAGGATCTAATGCAGCTTCGTACTCAAGTCAGCGAGCTATCAGAAGAGGCAGATCATATTAAAGACAAGCTGAAGAGTGTAAATGCGTTGGAACAGGAGTTGCAGTCATTGATTAACAAAAGCAAAGGCTCCGCCGCTGAAACAAAAGAATCAAAAACGGGATCAACCGCTTCAAACTCAACCTTAGGCTTATCAAGCCGTAACGCTGTGCCAATCCCTAATGAGACATCCTTTAAAGGTACAATCACATCACAGGTAGGCGGGGAATATATCGCGGCTTATCAGAACGAATCGCTGAATCTAGTGGAGGAAACAAAAGACGACTTCGAAGAGATCCACGGTATGCTTGATGAAATGGTGGAAAGTATTACTCAGACCATCACTCTGGCAGAGCATGCCAATAACGTACAAGCAAATCAACAAGCAAAAAAGGCTCAAGCTGAAAAAGCCAGACTAAATGCAGCAGTGCTCTGGCCTACCGATTCCAGGGTCATCTCCTCAAGCTTCGGCTATCGTACAGATCCCTTCAAGGGTTTATCCGCGTTCCATTCGGGTGTCGATATTGCCGGGAACTTAGGCGATCCTGTTTATGCCGCCTTAGATGGAGAGGTCGTTACCGCCGAGCAGATGGGCGCGAGAGGCAAGTATATCGTGATTAAGCATTCGAACGGGCTTGAAACCTGGTATATGCATCTGAAGGGAATGATTGTATCTCCAGGAGACAAGGTTAACAAAGGTCAGAAGATAGGCTTACTTGGAAACACTGGCCGAAGCACAGGACCTCATCTTCATTTTCAGGTAGTGAAGCAGAATAAAACTGTAGATCCGTTGGATTATGTTAAACCCTAA
- a CDS encoding DUF2705 family protein → MSNFTALIHNENIKIYSRARTWIMLIILAVFSAFLPALMFFTMDNPASRLGVWDSFQMIVSVVFFLNTIFVVVIAADSVAGEFTWGTIKMLLIRPWSRSQILLSKYISIVLFSLLCTAVLIVFGLASSFIFASPTGDSMSSIAAWSPAEYSFMDLLCRYVTLFLTVTLAFMISSVFRASGLAIGLSMFIMFAQGIFAALLNPDVFEWARYLIFTHMDLRVYMGSDVGPGGATLGFSIAVLAVYYVIFLAVSWFVFRKRDVAG, encoded by the coding sequence TTGAGTAATTTTACAGCGTTGATACATAATGAGAACATCAAGATATATAGCCGTGCTCGCACATGGATTATGCTGATTATTCTAGCCGTGTTTAGTGCGTTTCTTCCGGCTCTTATGTTTTTCACAATGGATAACCCCGCATCACGCTTGGGAGTTTGGGACAGCTTCCAAATGATAGTGAGTGTTGTATTCTTTCTGAACACGATCTTTGTTGTTGTTATAGCCGCTGACTCCGTAGCGGGCGAATTTACCTGGGGAACCATCAAAATGCTGCTGATTCGCCCGTGGAGCCGTTCCCAGATCTTGCTCTCGAAATACATTAGCATTGTGTTGTTTAGCTTGCTTTGTACTGCAGTATTGATTGTTTTTGGTTTAGCTTCATCGTTTATTTTTGCCTCACCAACTGGAGATAGTATGTCTTCGATTGCAGCTTGGAGCCCTGCTGAGTATTCCTTTATGGATCTCCTATGCCGCTATGTCACTCTTTTCTTGACGGTTACGCTTGCTTTTATGATCTCTTCTGTATTCCGAGCAAGTGGACTGGCGATTGGTTTATCTATGTTTATCATGTTTGCCCAAGGTATTTTCGCTGCTTTGCTTAATCCAGATGTGTTCGAATGGGCCAGATATTTAATTTTCACTCATATGGATCTAAGGGTCTACATGGGATCTGATGTTGGTCCAGGTGGTGCTACACTTGGCTTCTCCATTGCTGTGCTAGCAGTGTACTATGTCATATTTTTAGCTGTTTCCTGGTTTGTATTCCGTAAACGGGACGTTGCTGGATAG
- the cls gene encoding cardiolipin synthase — translation MKTFAIILSLFIVQLAVIVFMEFRRPQRAMAWLFISFCCPPLGLAFYYFLGRDYRQNRKLNKRCTSLFREIRSHVSGNIKVVKDVTESGNAQFENNKGLLDLLSKIAEGPITGHNKSRVLSTAREAYDAMLEAMEEAKEHIHMEFYIYRDDEIGEQFQDVMIRKARQGVKVRLLCDGLGSHKLSRRFIRTMRNAGVEFHFFLPPISSLLDRRFNFRNHRKILVVDGLVGFTGGMNIGNDYLGKDLKMGYWRDTHLRLEGDSVYYIQYVFLKDWRLASGESTSHPRLFPKHNCESQEAVQIVGSGPDAAMDASQEMYFAALCAAKQRIWITSPYFIPDPAICRALKSAVLRGVDVRIIIPAKPDNVLVYHASLSYLENLQDAGVKFYRYTKGFMHAKIMIIDDLLATVGSANLDMRSFYSNFELTAVLLHPDAISPLVTGFEKDQKHSEFIDPVKFKERGRVVKLGEGLCQLLSPLL, via the coding sequence TTGAAGACCTTTGCGATAATTCTAAGTCTTTTTATTGTACAGCTCGCAGTTATTGTATTTATGGAGTTCCGTCGGCCGCAAAGGGCTATGGCGTGGTTGTTCATTTCATTCTGTTGTCCGCCGCTGGGTCTGGCATTCTATTATTTTCTGGGCCGTGATTATAGACAGAATCGAAAATTAAACAAAAGATGTACTTCACTCTTTCGTGAAATTCGTTCGCATGTCTCTGGCAATATTAAGGTAGTAAAGGATGTTACTGAGAGTGGAAACGCTCAGTTTGAGAATAATAAAGGTCTATTGGATTTACTCTCGAAAATCGCAGAAGGACCTATTACTGGTCACAACAAGAGCAGGGTATTATCAACTGCTAGAGAAGCGTATGATGCTATGCTGGAAGCTATGGAAGAGGCGAAAGAGCATATACACATGGAATTCTATATTTATCGTGATGATGAGATTGGAGAGCAATTTCAAGATGTTATGATTCGGAAGGCGCGACAGGGCGTTAAGGTACGCTTGCTTTGTGATGGTCTGGGCAGTCATAAATTAAGTCGCAGGTTTATTCGAACGATGAGAAATGCTGGGGTGGAGTTCCACTTTTTTTTACCTCCGATTAGTTCTCTGTTGGACCGTCGTTTTAATTTCCGTAATCATCGGAAGATCCTGGTGGTGGATGGTCTCGTTGGCTTCACGGGTGGAATGAATATAGGGAATGATTATTTGGGGAAGGATCTCAAAATGGGATACTGGCGTGATACCCATCTGCGTCTCGAAGGAGACTCAGTATATTATATTCAGTATGTCTTCTTAAAGGATTGGAGACTGGCCTCTGGCGAAAGTACAAGCCATCCGCGTCTGTTCCCAAAACATAATTGTGAGTCACAAGAAGCCGTGCAGATTGTTGGGAGTGGTCCGGATGCTGCAATGGACGCCTCTCAAGAGATGTATTTTGCCGCCTTATGTGCAGCTAAACAGCGGATTTGGATTACTTCACCATATTTTATTCCTGATCCTGCCATCTGCCGGGCCTTGAAAAGTGCAGTACTTCGCGGAGTGGATGTAAGAATTATCATTCCGGCGAAGCCTGATAATGTGCTTGTCTATCATGCTTCTTTGTCTTATTTAGAAAATTTACAAGATGCAGGAGTGAAATTCTACCGCTATACGAAAGGATTTATGCATGCCAAAATCATGATTATCGATGATCTGCTCGCTACAGTGGGGAGTGCAAATCTGGATATGCGCAGCTTTTATTCTAACTTTGAATTGACTGCTGTACTGCTACATCCTGATGCTATATCCCCACTAGTCACAGGGTTTGAGAAGGATCAAAAGCACAGTGAATTTATAGATCCTGTAAAGTTTAAGGAGAGAGGGAGAGTTGTCAAACTCGGTGAAGGGCTGTGTCAGTTGTTATCTCCGCTATTATGA
- a CDS encoding polymer-forming cytoskeletal protein → MWNKRQQRVPFKSTDSLIGHGGTLEGKVHCDTNLRIEGTFSGEIICSGVVTIGEEGTVRSSIRAEEIVIAGKVYGDVTADRRLIMTGTGELHGNISAGALSIMEGSLLNGSIAMQEQPTSEQAGELKSNTKKDKAAKHSSKAEGTLEAG, encoded by the coding sequence ATGTGGAACAAGCGGCAGCAGCGCGTCCCTTTCAAGTCTACTGACTCTCTGATCGGACACGGAGGAACACTGGAGGGTAAGGTCCATTGCGATACGAACCTGCGGATTGAAGGTACCTTTAGCGGTGAAATTATATGCAGTGGTGTAGTCACTATAGGTGAGGAAGGCACAGTGCGCTCCAGTATTAGAGCAGAAGAGATCGTTATCGCCGGTAAAGTATATGGAGATGTTACCGCAGACCGCAGGCTCATTATGACTGGCACTGGAGAGCTACATGGCAATATTTCGGCAGGAGCACTCAGTATTATGGAGGGCAGCCTGCTTAACGGATCCATTGCCATGCAAGAACAGCCCACCTCTGAACAAGCAGGTGAGCTCAAAAGTAATACGAAAAAGGACAAGGCAGCAAAACACTCCTCCAAAGCAGAAGGAACGCTTGAAGCCGGTTAA
- a CDS encoding YitT family protein, with amino-acid sequence MAKFAQRMIMLSIGAAMMAVALEIFLVPNQMIDGGITGISIILSHLFDIPLGILLTLLNLPFLLIGYKQIGKTFALSTLYAIVLMSIGTSMLHHVNAFTVEPMLAAVFGGIILGVGVGLVVRFGGSLDGTEIVAILVAKKLPFSVGEVVMFFNLFILSGAGFVFGWNNAMFSLIAYYIAFKVIDITLEGLDQSKSVWIISDKFRDIGEALTERLGRGVTYLDGEGGFSGENKKVIFVVITRLEEAKLKSIVEDWDTGAFIAIGNIHDVKGGRFKKKAIH; translated from the coding sequence ATGGCTAAGTTCGCGCAGCGAATGATCATGTTGTCCATAGGGGCAGCAATGATGGCTGTTGCACTTGAGATATTCCTCGTACCGAATCAAATGATTGATGGTGGGATTACCGGTATCTCCATTATTTTATCGCATCTATTCGACATTCCTCTGGGGATTTTATTGACGCTGTTAAACCTTCCGTTCTTGTTAATTGGTTATAAGCAAATCGGTAAGACCTTTGCCTTATCTACCTTATATGCTATCGTGCTTATGTCTATTGGTACTTCGATGTTGCATCATGTGAATGCCTTTACGGTTGAGCCTATGCTTGCTGCCGTTTTTGGGGGGATCATTCTTGGTGTAGGTGTAGGGTTAGTAGTACGTTTTGGCGGATCTCTAGATGGTACAGAAATTGTTGCTATTCTAGTAGCCAAGAAGCTTCCCTTCTCTGTAGGTGAAGTTGTTATGTTCTTCAACCTGTTCATCTTATCCGGAGCTGGATTTGTGTTCGGTTGGAATAATGCGATGTTCTCACTAATTGCGTATTACATTGCATTCAAGGTAATTGATATTACACTTGAGGGTCTAGATCAGTCGAAATCGGTATGGATTATTAGTGATAAATTCCGTGATATCGGTGAAGCCTTGACGGAGCGTCTTGGACGTGGTGTTACTTATTTAGATGGAGAAGGCGGATTTTCCGGGGAGAATAAGAAAGTGATCTTCGTGGTTATCACCCGTTTGGAAGAAGCCAAGCTTAAATCCATTGTTGAGGATTGGGATACTGGTGCATTCATCGCAATAGGTAACATTCATGATGTTAAAGGTGGCCGTTTCAAGAAGAAAGCAATTCATTAG